The window AGTTTTCCGCTCTCTTCACAACGTAAGCATCCGGCTTATCTGTTACGACAATTTCGATTTGAGCATCTAGTTGTCCATTCTCAATTGCCTCTTGGATTGCTTGAAAATTACTTCCACTACCAGAAGCAAATACGGCAATTTTGGTTGTCATTAACTTAAGCTCCCATCATGGGATCCATTAAACACGACACCTTCGCCTTTAACTACGCGACCAATCTTGTATGCTTTTTCTCCGTTCTCTTCAGCAATGGCAAGTACCTTCTCTGCTTCAGAAGCAGGAACTGAAAGAACAAATCCAATACCCATATTGAAAACGTTATATAAATCTTTATCAGCTAAAGCTCCTTTGTCTTTTAAAAATTCAAAGATTGGCAATACTGGCCAGCTTCCTAGATTGATTTCAGTTGCTAATCCTTCAGGCATCATACGTGGAAGGTTTTCATAAAAGCCGCCGCCTGTAACATGAGCCATTCCATGAATTTTTGCTTGTTTTAGAATTTCCAGTACAGGTCTTGCGTAAATTTTGGTTGGTACAAGCAAAGCTTCCCCGATTGGACCAAGCTTTTCGTATCCTTCCACAACCTCGTCAACTGCAAAGCCATTATCAGCAAAAACAATTTTGCGAACTAGTGAATAACCGTTGGAGTGAACTCCGCTTGAAGCAAGACCAATCAGAACGTCACCCTCTGTAATTTCCTCACCAGTGACTACATTTGCTTTTTCACAAGCTCCTACTGCAAATCCAGCTAGATCGTATTCATCTTCTTCATACAGTCCTGGCATTTCTGCTGTTTCGCCGCCAATTAAGGCACTACCAGCTTGCACACAGCCATCTGCCACACCTTTTACGATTTGTTCAATTTTCGCAGGTTCCGCTTTTCCTACTGCAACATAATCTAAGAAATATAGCGGCTCTGCACCTTGAGCAACGATATCGTTAACACACATCGCTACACAATCCACACCAATTGTATCGTGTTTGTCGACCATAAATGCGAGCTTTAATTTTGTCCCAACACCGTCAGTACCTGAAATAAGAACCGGTTCCTTTAAGTTTAAAGAGGACAAGTCAAACATGCCTCCGAAGCCACCAAACGTCCCCATGACACCTAAACGTTTTGTCCGTTCAACGTGGGATTTCATTCGATTTACCGCCTCGTAACCAGCTTCTATATTAACGCCCGCTTGTTCATATGCTTTTGACATGACTTTTGAATCCTCCTCTAAATCATTTCACATTGCGTAATTACCTTTACGATCAATTCCTTAATGCTGTAATTCCTTTACATGTGGCAAAACTGTATCCGGGAAAATTTCTGTTGGATAATCCCCCGTAAAGCACGCCATGCAAAGTCCACGAGTTTCATCGTCAAATGCACGAGCAGTGGCTTCTATGAGACCATCAGCAGAAAGGAAAGTTAATGTATCCGCTCCGATCGCTTCACGAATATCTTCTACACTTTTACTAGATGCAATCAGTTCTTCACTTGTTGACGTATCAATCCCGTAGAAACAAG is drawn from Lysinibacillus sp. SGAir0095 and contains these coding sequences:
- the purM gene encoding phosphoribosylformylglycinamidine cyclo-ligase, whose amino-acid sequence is MSKAYEQAGVNIEAGYEAVNRMKSHVERTKRLGVMGTFGGFGGMFDLSSLNLKEPVLISGTDGVGTKLKLAFMVDKHDTIGVDCVAMCVNDIVAQGAEPLYFLDYVAVGKAEPAKIEQIVKGVADGCVQAGSALIGGETAEMPGLYEEDEYDLAGFAVGACEKANVVTGEEITEGDVLIGLASSGVHSNGYSLVRKIVFADNGFAVDEVVEGYEKLGPIGEALLVPTKIYARPVLEILKQAKIHGMAHVTGGGFYENLPRMMPEGLATEINLGSWPVLPIFEFLKDKGALADKDLYNVFNMGIGFVLSVPASEAEKVLAIAEENGEKAYKIGRVVKGEGVVFNGSHDGSLS